The following coding sequences lie in one Flavobacteriales bacterium genomic window:
- a CDS encoding PorV/PorQ family protein, producing the protein MKNIKVAITIFLSSITLASSVYAGNEDRAGEAGASQLLINPWVRSVGFGGANTASATGLEAMNLNVAGLAFTKKTEVMFANKNWLVGSGTRINTFGLSQRLGESGVMGISIMSMNFGDIDITTVELPEGGIGTFSPSYLNFDLAYAKSFSNSISGGLAVRIVSESISNIDSRGVAFNAGVKYVTGENDRIKFGISLNNVGPSMQASGEGLSFTNVDVNTGLAATQQRKSSTYQLPSLLNIGASYDFYVAAQKDSASNQIKADHRITLAGNFTANSFTKDQYRLGVEYGFRNLFMLRAAYVLESTTWFDSNLRSSAYTGPAFGGSLIAPLGKSGSTFGVHYAYEMTERFSGTHSIGIRLDL; encoded by the coding sequence ATGAAAAATATTAAAGTTGCAATAACAATATTTTTATCTAGTATAACATTAGCATCATCTGTTTATGCTGGTAATGAGGATAGAGCAGGTGAGGCAGGTGCTTCGCAATTGTTAATAAACCCTTGGGTAAGAAGTGTAGGTTTTGGTGGAGCAAATACAGCTTCAGCAACTGGCTTAGAGGCTATGAATTTAAATGTTGCTGGTCTTGCTTTTACCAAAAAAACAGAGGTAATGTTTGCTAATAAAAATTGGTTAGTTGGAAGTGGTACTCGAATTAATACATTTGGATTATCTCAGCGTTTGGGTGAGTCAGGTGTTATGGGTATTTCTATTATGTCGATGAATTTTGGTGATATTGATATTACTACTGTTGAATTACCTGAAGGAGGAATAGGAACATTTTCTCCTAGCTATTTAAATTTTGATTTGGCTTATGCTAAATCATTTTCAAATAGTATTTCTGGTGGTCTTGCTGTTAGAATAGTTAGTGAGTCGATTTCTAATATTGATAGTAGAGGTGTAGCTTTTAATGCTGGGGTAAAATATGTTACTGGTGAAAATGATCGAATTAAGTTTGGTATTTCATTAAATAATGTTGGGCCATCAATGCAAGCATCTGGCGAAGGATTATCATTTACTAACGTTGATGTTAATACTGGTTTAGCAGCTACACAACAAAGAAAGTCATCAACATATCAGCTACCTTCATTATTGAATATTGGTGCATCTTATGACTTTTATGTTGCAGCACAAAAAGATTCGGCATCTAATCAAATAAAGGCTGACCATAGAATCACTCTTGCTGGTAATTTTACAGCAAACTCATTTACAAAAGACCAATACAGATTAGGAGTTGAGTATGGGTTTAGAAATTTATTCATGTTACGTGCTGCATACGTATTAGAAAGTACTACATGGTTTGATTCTAATTTACGTTCATCTGCTTATACTGGACCTGCATTTGGTGGTTCTTTGATAGCTCCACTTGGAAAATCTGGCTCTACATTTGGTGTACATTATGCTTATGAAATGACCGAACGTTTTTCTGGAACACACAGCATTGGTATCCGTTTAGACTTATAA
- a CDS encoding flippase-like domain-containing protein produces MNNKARYKYFNLIVRSLIGIGALLFIFFKLKDSYHLQLNELDTISINFLFVVIAFLLSFFNWGLESLKWKYLIAKIKVVTFIQAYKIILTGITMSLITPNRVGEIPARAYLLNDKENLNKLIYATFIGSFTQLLVTVFFGTVGVFYSMVWFDIYLSESVLVSLIIFLMILIALLMFSNKIKRNILYLFNKQSSIDFSRITLLKALIYSFFRYVIFVLQYYCLLEAFGVHFTNIVALWLIPLCFFVASSIPTFLISEIGVRSSIAIIVFGVLSTNNVAIIASSIVLWVINIAIPAIFGIGFMKQLEIREVE; encoded by the coding sequence TTGAATAATAAAGCAAGATACAAATATTTTAATTTAATTGTACGAAGTTTAATTGGTATTGGCGCCTTACTATTTATTTTCTTCAAATTAAAGGACAGTTACCACCTTCAACTAAATGAACTTGATACCATATCCATCAATTTTTTATTTGTAGTGATTGCTTTTTTATTGAGTTTTTTTAATTGGGGGTTAGAATCGTTAAAATGGAAATATTTAATTGCTAAAATAAAAGTAGTTACCTTTATTCAAGCCTATAAAATAATATTAACAGGCATTACCATGAGTTTAATTACACCTAATAGAGTTGGCGAAATCCCAGCAAGAGCTTATCTATTAAATGATAAGGAAAACCTAAATAAGTTAATTTACGCTACATTTATTGGGTCATTTACACAACTGTTGGTTACCGTTTTTTTTGGAACAGTTGGAGTTTTCTATTCTATGGTTTGGTTTGATATTTATTTATCTGAATCTGTATTGGTATCGCTTATTATTTTCTTGATGATACTAATAGCTTTATTGATGTTTTCTAACAAAATAAAAAGGAATATTCTTTATTTATTTAACAAACAATCTTCTATTGATTTTAGCAGAATAACATTGCTTAAAGCATTGATATATAGTTTTTTTAGGTATGTAATTTTTGTTTTGCAATATTATTGTTTATTAGAAGCATTTGGCGTTCATTTTACCAATATCGTTGCACTTTGGTTAATTCCGCTTTGTTTTTTTGTAGCATCGTCAATACCTACATTTTTAATTTCAGAAATAGGAGTGAGGAGTTCTATCGCAATAATAGTGTTTGGAGTGTTGAGTACTAATAATGTCGCTATTATTGCTTCATCAATTGTATTGTGGGTAATAAATATTGCCATTCCTGCTATTTTTGGAATTGGATTTATGAAACAATTAGAAATTAGAGAAGTTGAGTAG
- the greA gene encoding transcription elongation factor GreA has translation MSQINYYTEDGLRKLNEELDQLKNVERAKVSAQIAEARDKGDLSENAEYDAAKEAQGLLELKISKLETIVANARVIDESQLDLSKALILSKVKIKNLANKMVMEYTLVSEKEANLKEKRISVDSPIGHALLGKSVGDVVEVQVPTGKVNFEVIEISR, from the coding sequence ATGTCACAAATTAATTACTATACAGAAGATGGTTTAAGAAAACTTAATGAAGAATTAGACCAATTAAAAAATGTTGAAAGAGCAAAAGTCTCTGCTCAAATTGCAGAAGCTAGAGATAAAGGTGATTTATCTGAAAATGCTGAATATGATGCTGCTAAAGAGGCTCAAGGATTATTAGAATTAAAAATTTCTAAATTAGAAACCATTGTTGCTAACGCAAGAGTGATTGATGAATCTCAATTGGACTTGTCAAAAGCTTTAATACTTTCTAAAGTAAAGATTAAAAACCTTGCCAATAAAATGGTTATGGAATATACGTTGGTATCTGAAAAAGAAGCTAATTTAAAAGAGAAACGTATTTCTGTAGATTCGCCAATCGGACATGCTTTATTGGGAAAATCAGTTGGAGATGTTGTTGAAGTTCAAGTTCCTACTGGTAAAGTAAATTTTGAAGTTATCGAAATTTCTAGATAA
- a CDS encoding T9SS C-terminal target domain-containing protein: MENGRNIKTNIALALIALLSFGTMNARNANHVNGNKLGGNTPTPTAGCAPAVALASLEFNNVRARIDATGGSMFQDRANGIAAYNVPKQNSQTDPLYTAIYAGALWIGGVDASNQLKVAAVTFRSGGANDFWPGPLTDGTAEVTAGTCEVFDQFFGISRPMVNEFVAWHADPAAYPNYQIPSQILNYPARGNTVKKKQQSYYVAEDLAPFYDQNGNGFYEPTDGDYPKYDLIGANDCRTNREVPLFGDTTIWFVFNDKGNAHTEFNGAPIGMEIRGQAFAFATNDEINDMTFYNYVLINRSSFTFTQTYFGQWIDADLGNSNDDFVGCDASRGLGYAYNGDNNDESANGVSGYGATPPFIGVDFFEGPYMDNDGIDNPLTTDVSVAIAQNGIPYSGLGIGYGDGIIDNERYGMRKFVYYNIGSIVNGNGDPSTQADVYNYLQGKWLGTTGNVVWGGDGNPLGSGTPGLNADLMFPGTSDPLHWSTKGVVPAVTDWSEASVGNNPNDRRFIQSAGPFTLYPGAVNNITVGVVYARALSGNNTSSLSYLQVADDKAQALFDNCFKILEGPNAPDVAIQELENELVLFLSNNNPISNNYNEQANLKDPFISIPDTINGVYQGSAADRDTLKYYKFQGYQIYQVKNSSVSVSALNDPSVSRLIAQVDIQDNVSQIVNYVFDATVGANVPVEMVNGKNNGISHSFRVTEDQFSTSTNKRLVNHKTYHFVAIAYAYNNWLTVNPQNFSLGGQLKPYLASRTNSIGSAIRIYSGIPHNPKPENNGTVVNSSYGDMPEITRIEGAGNGGFYMELTSSSESQIVSSNFANYPVYQAGYGPIDVKVVDPLNVKKGTYYIQLLDSTATPTSNPLNDAYWRLINGSDTTYSERNIAFKNEQVFANLGFSVSINQSVSLGSSTRTDFGLISATVSYSNPTKPWLSGVPDSDAANDLNWIRSGSQSYDVVGPPAVASYYNDYEINGAFIDGDQKLESILRGTWAPYRLVSTVTQTDAKPLTDVRNAPGIVDGWNNATTERFYSTVMYPTANTSLSQLASSESVDIVFTNDKSKWTRCVVFETGWDRSKNEGNARLFSKRAAANVDKNGTPDGTLNPLGAAGTGMGWFPGYAINITTGERLNMAFGEDSKYINHNGRDMKWNPNSDIYRFDTLNLVLDTVMGQRHYTYVFNTRYDECKVLDSLLSFARTSPAAGAIIKKTQDYIGKSAMWVGLPTVAPGQSLLSNDARIKLRVTAPYKKFTTANSANPAPFGNSQRPMYMFNMDNFASETGVATAAKEVLDLIKAVPNPYYAYSEYETDKLDNRIKITNLPEKCTISIYNVGGTLMRRYNKASSLTSLDWDLKNHVGIPVAGGVYLIHVEIPDVGETVIKWFGVTRPTDLNGL; this comes from the coding sequence ATGGAAAACGGACGTAATATAAAGACCAACATAGCATTAGCATTAATTGCATTGTTATCTTTTGGCACCATGAATGCTCGTAATGCAAATCATGTTAATGGAAATAAGCTAGGAGGTAATACCCCGACTCCCACAGCAGGATGTGCTCCAGCTGTTGCTTTAGCATCGCTAGAGTTTAACAATGTAAGGGCTCGTATCGATGCTACTGGAGGTAGTATGTTCCAAGATAGAGCAAATGGTATTGCTGCTTATAATGTTCCTAAACAAAATTCACAAACCGATCCTTTGTATACTGCAATATATGCAGGAGCTTTGTGGATTGGTGGTGTTGATGCTAGTAACCAATTAAAAGTTGCTGCGGTAACATTTAGATCGGGTGGAGCAAATGATTTTTGGCCTGGTCCATTAACAGATGGTACAGCAGAGGTTACTGCTGGAACTTGTGAAGTTTTTGACCAATTTTTTGGTATTTCAAGACCTATGGTTAATGAATTTGTGGCTTGGCATGCTGATCCTGCAGCTTATCCAAATTATCAAATTCCATCACAAATTTTAAATTATCCAGCAAGAGGAAATACAGTTAAAAAGAAACAACAATCTTATTATGTTGCCGAAGATTTAGCTCCTTTTTATGATCAAAATGGTAATGGGTTTTATGAGCCAACTGATGGAGATTATCCTAAATATGATTTAATTGGTGCAAATGATTGTAGAACAAATCGTGAGGTTCCACTTTTTGGTGATACTACAATTTGGTTTGTGTTTAACGATAAAGGTAATGCACATACTGAGTTTAACGGTGCTCCAATTGGTATGGAAATAAGAGGTCAAGCTTTTGCTTTCGCTACTAATGATGAAATCAATGACATGACGTTTTACAATTATGTTTTAATTAACCGTTCTAGTTTTACCTTTACTCAAACTTATTTTGGGCAGTGGATTGATGCAGATTTAGGTAATTCAAATGATGATTTTGTTGGTTGTGATGCCTCTAGAGGTTTAGGTTATGCTTATAATGGTGATAATAATGATGAGTCTGCTAATGGTGTTTCGGGATATGGTGCAACACCTCCATTTATTGGTGTTGACTTTTTTGAAGGACCTTATATGGATAATGATGGTATAGATAATCCTTTAACTACTGATGTTTCCGTTGCTATAGCTCAAAATGGTATACCTTATTCTGGGTTAGGTATTGGTTATGGTGATGGTATTATTGATAACGAAAGATATGGTATGCGTAAATTCGTTTATTATAATATTGGTTCTATAGTTAATGGTAATGGAGATCCGAGTACTCAAGCTGATGTTTATAATTATTTACAAGGTAAATGGTTAGGTACTACTGGTAATGTAGTATGGGGTGGAGACGGTAATCCGTTGGGTTCTGGCACTCCAGGATTAAATGCAGATTTAATGTTCCCTGGAACATCTGATCCTTTACATTGGAGTACCAAAGGTGTAGTACCAGCTGTTACAGATTGGAGTGAGGCATCTGTTGGTAATAATCCTAACGATAGAAGATTTATTCAATCAGCAGGTCCTTTTACATTATATCCTGGAGCTGTAAATAATATTACTGTAGGTGTTGTTTATGCTAGAGCTTTGTCTGGTAATAATACTTCTTCTTTATCTTATTTACAAGTTGCTGATGATAAAGCTCAAGCATTATTTGATAACTGCTTTAAAATATTAGAAGGACCAAATGCTCCAGATGTAGCTATTCAAGAATTAGAGAATGAATTGGTGTTGTTTTTATCAAATAACAATCCTATTTCTAACAACTATAATGAACAAGCGAATTTAAAAGACCCTTTTATTTCTATTCCTGATACTATTAATGGCGTTTACCAAGGTTCTGCTGCAGATAGAGATACGTTAAAATATTATAAATTCCAAGGGTATCAAATTTATCAGGTTAAAAATAGTAGTGTTTCAGTTTCTGCTTTAAACGATCCAAGTGTTTCTAGATTAATTGCTCAAGTGGATATTCAAGATAACGTTAGTCAAATTGTTAACTATGTTTTTGATGCTACAGTGGGTGCTAATGTTCCTGTGGAAATGGTTAATGGAAAAAATAATGGTATAAGTCATTCATTTAGAGTAACTGAAGACCAATTTTCAACAAGCACAAATAAAAGATTGGTTAATCATAAAACATACCATTTTGTTGCTATCGCTTATGCTTATAACAATTGGTTAACAGTTAATCCACAAAACTTCTCACTTGGTGGTCAATTAAAACCATATTTAGCAAGTAGAACCAATTCTATTGGTAGTGCAATTCGAATTTATTCTGGAATACCTCACAATCCTAAACCTGAAAATAACGGGACTGTTGTAAATTCAAGTTATGGAGATATGCCAGAGATTACTCGAATTGAAGGGGCTGGTAATGGTGGGTTCTATATGGAATTGACATCAAGTTCTGAAAGTCAAATTGTATCTTCAAATTTTGCCAATTATCCAGTATATCAAGCTGGTTATGGACCGATTGATGTTAAAGTTGTAGATCCGTTGAATGTGAAAAAAGGAACATATTATATTCAATTATTGGATTCAACTGCTACTCCAACTTCAAATCCATTAAATGATGCTTATTGGAGATTAATCAATGGTTCTGATACAACTTATTCGGAAAGAAATATTGCTTTTAAAAACGAACAAGTATTTGCTAATTTAGGATTTTCAGTTTCAATCAATCAATCTGTGAGTCTAGGTAGTAGTACAAGAACTGATTTTGGTTTGATTTCAGCTACGGTTTCATACTCTAATCCAACAAAACCATGGTTATCTGGTGTGCCCGATTCTGATGCGGCTAATGATTTAAATTGGATACGCTCTGGTTCCCAATCTTATGATGTAGTTGGTCCTCCTGCAGTGGCTAGTTACTATAATGATTATGAAATAAATGGTGCTTTTATTGATGGTGATCAAAAATTAGAGAGTATTTTGAGAGGAACTTGGGCTCCATACAGATTGGTTTCTACTGTTACACAAACAGATGCAAAACCATTAACTGATGTTAGAAACGCCCCTGGTATTGTTGATGGTTGGAATAATGCTACCACAGAACGATTCTATTCTACGGTAATGTATCCAACAGCTAATACAAGTCTTTCTCAATTAGCTAGTTCGGAATCAGTAGATATTGTATTTACTAATGATAAGTCGAAATGGACGCGTTGTGTTGTGTTTGAAACAGGATGGGACAGAAGTAAAAATGAAGGGAATGCACGATTATTTAGTAAACGTGCAGCTGCGAATGTTGATAAAAATGGTACTCCAGATGGAACTTTAAATCCTCTTGGGGCTGCAGGAACTGGTATGGGATGGTTCCCTGGTTATGCTATCAATATTACCACAGGTGAGCGATTAAATATGGCTTTTGGTGAGGATAGTAAATACATCAACCATAATGGTAGAGATATGAAATGGAATCCTAATTCGGATATCTATCGATTTGATACTTTAAATTTAGTATTAGACACGGTAATGGGTCAAAGACATTATACTTATGTGTTTAATACAAGGTATGATGAATGTAAAGTGTTGGATAGTTTATTATCTTTTGCAAGAACTAGTCCTGCGGCAGGTGCTATAATAAAGAAAACACAAGATTATATCGGTAAGTCTGCTATGTGGGTTGGTTTGCCAACTGTAGCTCCAGGTCAAAGTTTATTGTCTAATGATGCTAGAATTAAATTAAGAGTAACTGCACCTTATAAAAAGTTCACTACAGCAAACTCTGCAAATCCTGCTCCATTTGGTAATAGTCAACGACCTATGTATATGTTTAACATGGATAATTTTGCATCTGAAACAGGTGTTGCTACAGCAGCAAAAGAAGTTTTAGATTTAATAAAAGCTGTTCCAAATCCTTATTATGCATATTCTGAATATGAAACGGATAAATTAGATAACAGAATTAAAATCACTAATCTTCCAGAAAAATGTACGATTTCCATTTATAATGTTGGGGGTACATTAATGAGAAGATACAATAAGGCTAGTTCATTAACTAGTTTGGATTGGGATTTAAAAAACCATGTTGGGATTCCAGTTGCTGGTGGAGTTTATTTAATTCATGTTGAAATTCCAGATGTCGGTGAAACTGTAATTAAATGGTTTGGTGTAACTAGACCGACGGATTTAAACGGATTATAA
- the ruvC gene encoding crossover junction endodeoxyribonuclease RuvC: protein MIKDKIILGIDPGTTVMGYGIIHVKNNKVELIAMGSIELKKLETHFLKLQKIFERTNYLITEYKPDEVAIEAPFLGKNAQSMLKLGRAQGISIAAALSLNIPVFEYSPKKIKMSITGKGTSSKEQVAAMLVSLLKIKNLPKHLDATDGLAVAMCHSFQNNTTSGEKSYSGWKAFVTQNPKRAKN, encoded by the coding sequence TTGATTAAAGATAAAATAATATTAGGAATTGACCCTGGTACAACTGTAATGGGTTATGGAATTATTCATGTAAAAAACAATAAAGTTGAATTAATTGCTATGGGTTCAATTGAGTTAAAAAAACTAGAAACCCATTTTTTAAAACTACAAAAAATATTTGAACGGACTAATTATTTAATTACCGAATACAAACCTGATGAAGTTGCCATAGAAGCACCTTTTTTAGGGAAAAATGCTCAATCGATGTTAAAACTTGGAAGAGCACAGGGAATTTCTATTGCTGCAGCTTTATCGTTAAACATTCCTGTTTTTGAGTACTCACCAAAAAAAATAAAAATGTCGATTACTGGTAAGGGAACGTCTTCAAAAGAACAAGTTGCAGCCATGTTAGTTTCACTTTTAAAAATAAAAAATTTACCCAAACATTTAGATGCTACGGATGGGCTGGCTGTTGCCATGTGCCATTCTTTTCAAAATAATACTACAAGTGGTGAGAAAAGCTATTCTGGCTGGAAAGCTTTTGTTACACAAAATCCAAAAAGAGCAAAAAACTAA
- a CDS encoding ABC transporter permease, giving the protein MGKENKDIYSKSLSYHAWQRLKKNKLAMFGLLIIFCATLVALLGPIIRPDNSPKANNQILEVTTRKPGFKINILKIRKNEEKKSRGFWVLFSKGLESNYRMVPIFDYSFEGADIVVEKYTGNEINNGQILKFNLAEVAFPLDHNKVEETSGGLEFYTLDEGKKNMTIEELRGLVENNNIVTNNYLLGTDKYGRDMLSRLMAGTWISLSVGFISVFISLVIGISLGAIAGYYRGWVDDVIIWIINVVWSIPTLLLVIAITLALGKDFWQVFVAVGLTMWVEVARVVRGQVLSLREKEFVEAGKALGFNDKRIILRHIIPNVLGPVIVISAINFAAAILIEAGLSYLGIGAQPPQATWGKMISEHKGYIITGDAYLAVLPGVAIILMVLAFVLVGNGLRDALDSKSVDDLPSV; this is encoded by the coding sequence ATGGGTAAAGAGAACAAAGACATATATTCAAAATCATTATCTTACCATGCGTGGCAAAGGCTTAAGAAGAACAAGCTAGCTATGTTTGGGTTGTTGATTATATTTTGTGCTACTTTGGTGGCATTGTTAGGACCCATTATTCGACCTGATAATTCACCAAAAGCTAACAATCAAATTCTCGAAGTTACTACTCGTAAACCTGGATTTAAGATTAATATATTGAAAATTAGAAAGAACGAAGAGAAAAAATCGAGGGGTTTCTGGGTATTATTTTCAAAAGGATTGGAAAGTAATTATAGGATGGTACCAATTTTTGATTACAGCTTTGAAGGTGCAGATATTGTGGTAGAAAAGTATACAGGTAATGAAATCAACAATGGACAAATATTAAAATTCAATTTAGCTGAAGTAGCCTTTCCACTTGATCATAATAAGGTTGAGGAAACTTCGGGGGGATTAGAGTTTTATACCTTGGATGAAGGTAAAAAGAACATGACTATTGAAGAGTTAAGAGGATTAGTAGAGAACAATAATATTGTTACCAATAACTATTTACTTGGAACTGATAAATATGGTAGAGACATGTTGAGTAGATTAATGGCTGGAACATGGATATCTCTTTCTGTTGGTTTTATTTCGGTATTTATTTCTTTAGTTATTGGAATATCGCTTGGTGCAATTGCTGGTTATTATCGTGGATGGGTTGATGATGTTATCATTTGGATAATTAATGTGGTGTGGTCTATTCCTACATTATTATTAGTTATTGCTATTACCTTAGCATTAGGGAAAGATTTTTGGCAAGTATTTGTTGCCGTAGGTTTAACCATGTGGGTAGAGGTTGCTAGGGTTGTTAGAGGTCAAGTATTAAGTTTGCGAGAAAAAGAATTTGTAGAAGCAGGAAAGGCTTTAGGTTTTAATGATAAACGAATTATTTTAAGACACATTATTCCAAATGTTCTAGGGCCTGTTATTGTTATTTCGGCAATAAACTTTGCTGCTGCTATTTTAATAGAAGCGGGGTTAAGTTATTTAGGTATTGGTGCACAACCACCGCAAGCTACTTGGGGTAAAATGATTTCTGAACACAAAGGTTATATTATAACTGGTGATGCTTATTTAGCTGTTTTACCAGGTGTTGCTATTATTTTAATGGTACTAGCTTTTGTGTTGGTTGGAAATGGTTTACGAGATGCATTAGACTCTAAATCAGTTGATGATTTACCTTCTGTTTAA
- a CDS encoding HIT family protein, whose amino-acid sequence MQPSIFSKIINKEIPSYIIEENEHFIAFLDVFPLAKGHVLVVPKKQVDYIFDLEPELYSGLWLFANKIAKKLEQAIPCKRVGIAVIGLEVPHAHIHLIPLQSVEDINFSRPKLKLVPSDFEEILKKIKN is encoded by the coding sequence ATGCAGCCTTCTATCTTTTCAAAAATTATTAATAAAGAAATTCCTTCATACATTATTGAAGAGAATGAGCATTTTATTGCTTTTTTAGATGTTTTTCCATTAGCAAAAGGTCATGTATTGGTGGTACCTAAAAAGCAAGTGGATTATATTTTTGATTTAGAACCCGAATTATATTCAGGTTTATGGTTGTTTGCCAATAAAATAGCTAAAAAGTTAGAACAAGCCATTCCTTGCAAAAGAGTTGGTATTGCTGTTATTGGCTTAGAAGTTCCTCATGCACATATCCACTTAATACCTTTGCAATCGGTAGAAGATATTAATTTTTCTCGTCCAAAATTAAAATTAGTACCATCAGATTTTGAAGAAATTCTAAAGAAGATTAAAAATTAG
- a CDS encoding glycosyltransferase, with amino-acid sequence MSSIVIILTILILVYVITVVTMIVGYYKQLKESKVIIDNPSIVKISVVIAARNEENNIGKCLSSIVNQKVHHDDFEIIVINDHSTDNTLKIVEDFKKDYKNVHCYSLSETSSKKAAIKFGVSKCLHEVVVITDADCEVPINWLSLISSKFNNNLSLLVAPIQLIPKGGLFGAFQELDMFALQGFTFGSLAYNNPILINAANMAFNKVDYVANYPHKTENTPSGDDMFLLEQFKKHKKHINGFLNSNLIVKTKSEKTLIDFLHQRVRWTSKSKYYRDSWIQYFGVLTFLTNLALVFICLHLILVEQNRGVYIILLLTKWLIDFILLFLVSSFFKRRKVLIYFLPVQVIYPVYILVVGVLSNFLKIRWKGRIYNG; translated from the coding sequence TTGAGTAGTATTGTTATCATATTAACCATATTAATTTTAGTGTATGTAATTACAGTGGTAACCATGATTGTTGGTTATTACAAACAACTAAAAGAATCGAAAGTAATTATAGATAATCCTTCAATAGTAAAAATATCGGTTGTAATTGCAGCAAGGAACGAAGAGAATAATATTGGAAAATGTTTAAGTTCAATAGTTAACCAAAAGGTTCATCATGATGATTTTGAAATCATTGTAATTAATGACCATTCTACTGATAACACTTTAAAAATTGTTGAAGACTTTAAGAAAGATTATAAAAATGTGCATTGTTATTCTTTGTCGGAAACAAGCTCAAAAAAAGCAGCAATAAAATTTGGGGTGTCGAAATGTTTGCACGAAGTGGTGGTAATTACTGATGCTGATTGTGAGGTTCCAATAAATTGGTTATCATTAATTTCATCAAAGTTTAATAATAATTTATCGCTACTTGTAGCTCCTATTCAGTTAATCCCAAAAGGAGGCTTATTTGGTGCTTTTCAGGAGTTAGACATGTTTGCTTTACAAGGATTTACTTTTGGGAGTTTGGCTTATAACAATCCAATTTTAATAAATGCGGCTAATATGGCATTTAATAAAGTTGATTATGTGGCTAATTATCCTCATAAAACTGAGAATACGCCTTCTGGAGATGACATGTTTTTATTAGAGCAATTTAAAAAACATAAAAAACATATTAATGGATTTTTGAATAGTAATTTAATAGTAAAGACCAAATCGGAGAAAACTCTAATAGATTTTTTACATCAACGAGTTCGTTGGACATCAAAAAGTAAGTATTATAGAGATAGCTGGATACAATATTTTGGTGTATTAACATTTTTAACCAATTTGGCTTTGGTTTTCATCTGCTTACACTTGATATTAGTCGAACAAAATAGGGGCGTTTATATAATCTTATTGCTAACTAAATGGCTTATTGATTTTATATTATTATTTTTGGTTTCATCTTTCTTTAAAAGAAGAAAAGTGTTGATTTATTTTTTACCCGTGCAAGTGATATATCCTGTGTATATTTTGGTTGTAGGAGTATTGTCAAACTTTTTAAAAATTAGGTGGAAAGGTAGAATATATAATGGGTAA